In the Leptospiraceae bacterium genome, one interval contains:
- a CDS encoding NYN domain-containing protein: MILVIDCFNLIYKFPELEEMMYCNKLSQARVGLLQVLLKYQKKRSKLEIYAFFDGKKESGSVVRQENLDGIKIFYSHERSADSLIKQFIKENPFPSSLHIVTSDKDILFYCKKFKCNTQTSEIFHDHIVEFFQEKNEFTEKESDRKLDSSEIEFWTAMFKKKSSDKKKL, encoded by the coding sequence ATGATTCTTGTAATTGACTGCTTTAACCTAATTTATAAATTTCCTGAATTAGAGGAGATGATGTATTGCAATAAATTATCTCAAGCAAGAGTTGGTCTTTTGCAGGTATTATTAAAATACCAGAAAAAAAGAAGTAAGTTAGAGATATATGCATTTTTTGACGGGAAAAAAGAATCTGGGAGTGTAGTAAGACAGGAAAATTTAGATGGGATAAAGATTTTTTATAGCCATGAAAGGAGTGCAGACTCCCTAATTAAGCAATTTATTAAAGAAAATCCATTCCCTTCATCTCTACATATTGTTACTTCCGACAAAGACATACTTTTTTATTGTAAAAAATTTAAGTGCAACACTCAAACTTCAGAAATATTTCACGATCACATAGTAGAATTTTTTCAGGAAAAAAATGAATTCACAGAAAAAGAGAGTGATAGAAAACTCGATAGTTCTGAAATTGAGTTTTGGACGGCAATGTTTAAGAAAAAATCTTCGGATAAGAAAAAGTTATGA
- a CDS encoding bifunctional oligoribonuclease/PAP phosphatase NrnA: MSDKQKFELLFQKLSSFNDFLLTTHSNSDPDGIGSEIGLYYLLTKLGKSVRILNPDKTPEKYTFMDPQCRITYIDPDRMTNFYDSSTVVILDNSDLKRIGEVQNFIKKDLSNLIAIDHHDEVDYYSGLFLFSDIGSTAEIVCELFEIAGIEPDYTSALALYLGIVMDTGQFKYSKTRPRTYEIASKLVRHNFPVEEILRKLYEDYPYERLFLKRDIYQTLSVEPENGLASVVVTHEVLKKYKNSNGLGEGIANELLGPKEIFIAVMFTELPDSKVKISFRSKGNYNVCNVAKEFLGGGHANAAGAVVNGDLSKTKKEILSKLRDLYKHTTLE; this comes from the coding sequence ATGAGCGATAAACAGAAATTTGAATTACTATTCCAGAAACTTTCTTCGTTTAATGATTTTTTACTGACTACGCACAGCAATTCGGATCCCGATGGAATTGGCTCTGAGATAGGACTATATTATCTGCTTACAAAATTAGGAAAATCTGTCCGAATCTTAAATCCAGATAAAACTCCAGAAAAATATACTTTTATGGATCCACAATGTCGCATAACGTATATAGACCCGGATCGGATGACAAATTTTTATGATTCTTCTACTGTAGTGATCTTGGACAATTCTGATTTGAAAAGAATCGGTGAAGTTCAAAATTTCATTAAAAAAGATCTATCGAATCTAATTGCAATTGACCATCACGATGAAGTAGATTATTATTCAGGGTTATTTTTATTTTCTGATATTGGTTCGACTGCAGAAATCGTTTGTGAACTTTTTGAAATTGCTGGAATAGAGCCAGACTATACTTCAGCACTTGCCTTGTATCTTGGAATTGTTATGGATACCGGTCAGTTCAAATATTCCAAGACAAGACCCAGAACCTATGAGATTGCATCTAAACTTGTTCGTCATAATTTTCCTGTTGAAGAAATACTTAGAAAATTGTATGAAGACTATCCTTATGAAAGATTGTTTCTCAAGAGAGATATTTATCAGACGTTGAGTGTTGAACCTGAAAATGGTTTAGCAAGTGTTGTAGTCACGCACGAAGTTTTAAAGAAATACAAAAATTCTAACGGGCTTGGAGAAGGGATTGCAAATGAACTTCTTGGTCCAAAAGAAATTTTTATTGCAGTTATGTTTACCGAGCTTCCCGATTCTAAAGTTAAGATTAGTTTCAGGTCAAAAGGAAATTACAATGTGTGCAACGTTGCTAAGGAGTTTTTAGGTGGGGGACATGCAAATGCAGCAGGAGCTGTAGTCAATGGCGATCTGAGCAAAACTAAAAAAGAAATTCTCAGTAAACTTCGGGATTTATACAAACATACTACTTTGGAATAA